Proteins from one Mugil cephalus isolate CIBA_MC_2020 chromosome 15, CIBA_Mcephalus_1.1, whole genome shotgun sequence genomic window:
- the tmem135 gene encoding transmembrane protein 135 — protein sequence MAALSKLPHNCYEIGHTWSPSCVQSAADVTRSALEVSFKIYAPLYLIAAILRRRKKDYYLKRFLPEILWSTSFLTTNGGLYIVFFCILRKLLGGFYSWSVGFGSALPASYIAILLERKSRRGLLTIYMANLATETLFRMAVTRGIVKPIRHGEVLLFCTTASLYMFFFRSKDGLKGFAFSALKFIIGKEEIPSHSAIADHAGTSPPERTAAIETEDSQASAERPVSRRKTLLAYVRELLESICKKGPRHRCCKHYQDNCISYCVKGFVRMFSVGYLIQCCLKVPSAFRQMFSKPSRLPSLFYNKENFQLGAFLGSFVSIYKGTSCLLRWLRNIDDELHALIAGFLAGISMFFYKSTTISMYLFSKLVETMYFKGIESGHFPYFPHADTIIYAISTAICFQAAVMEVQNLRPSYWKFLLRLTKGRFALMNRQVLDVFGTEASRNFKGFVPKLDPHYTTVPCQTLLPPGGDIQLG from the exons ATAGCAGCAATCctgagaagaaggaagaaggatTACTATTTAAAAAGGTTTCTCCCTGAGATCCTGTGGTCTACCTCTTTCCTCACTACTAATGGAGGTCTCTACATTGTTTTCTTCTGCATCCTCAG GAAACTTTTGGGAGGCTTCTATTCCTGGTCTGTTGGGTTTGGCTCAGCCCTGCCTGCCTCCTATATTGCCATCCTCCTGGAGCGCAAGAGCAG GAGAGGCCTGCTAACGATATACATGGCAAATCTT GCCACTGAGACTTTGTTCCGCATGGCCGTGACACGAGGCATCGTAAAACCCATCAGACATGGCGAG GTTCTCTTGTTCTGCACAACTGCATCACTCTATATGTTCTTCTTCAG GAGTAAAGATGGCCTCAAAGGTTTCGCATTCTCTGCATTAAA GTTCATTATTGGGAAAGAAGAGATTCCGAGTCACTCTGCCATAGCAGACCATGCCGGCACGAGCCCCCCTGAGAGGACAGCTGCTATAGAGACTGAGGATTCACAGGCATCAGCAGAAAGGCCTGTCTCTAGGAGGAAAACTCTGCTAGCGTACGTCAGGGAACTGCTGGAATCAAt ATGCAAAAAGGGTCCAAGACACAGATGTTGTAAACACTATCAAGACAACTGCATTTCCTATTGTGTAAAA GGCTTTGTGAGGATGTTCAGTGTCGGCTATCTCATTCAGTGTTGTCTTAAAGTGCCCTCGGCCTTCAGGCAGATGTTCTCTAAACCCTCGCggctcccctccctcttctaCAACAAAGAGAACTTCCAGCTCGGGGCCTTTCTCGGCTCTTTCGTCAGTATCTATAAG GGAACAAGCTGTTTGTTGCGCTGGCTGCGTAACATCGACGATGAACTCCACGCCCTGATAGCTG GCTTCCTGGCTGGTATCTCAATGTTCTTCTACAAAAGCACAACAATATCCATGTATCTCTTCTCTAAGCTGGTGGAG ACCATGTACTTCAAGGGCATCGAGTCCGGCCACTTCCCTTACTTTCCCCATGCAGACACCATCATATACGCCATCTCCACTGCTATCTGTTTCCAAGCT gCTGTGATGGAAGTGCAGAACCTCAGGCCTTCGTACTGGAAGTTCCTGCTGCGTTTAACTAAGGGCAG GTTTGCTCTGATGAACCGACAGGTGCTAGATGTGTTCGGGACCGAGGCCTCGAGGAACTTCAAAGGCTTCGTTCCCAAACTGGACCCCCACTACACCACAGTGCCCTGCCAAACTCTGCTTCCACCAGGAGGTGACATCCAGCTCGGATGA